From a single Methanofollis sp. W23 genomic region:
- a CDS encoding EF-Tu/IF-2/RF-3 family GTPase codes for MANLTVAVLGPTGYAKNLGKKGTSTDITFYNLKKGTATLTFIEPTRYPDRLAPLFYAVSMADAAVVVVDQLDATFGECLLMLQAAGVPRGFIVLRNYIAPEQVTPLLKGTALENYECVEDDPIVLRERLLDEAASAHADAETKETCIVPIDHFFNVRGIGTVVLGTVADGTLRKHDELRVFPTEKKALVRSIQKHDDDFDEASVGDRAGIALKNVDEEDFDRGYVLSDDPTLRCETTLTGTLDLVPFWKTPITEGMVLHLGHWVQYLPSRVVAVEGATVTVELEKELVFKAGSKAVVTYLEGGSLRVAGTITLE; via the coding sequence ATGGCAAACCTCACGGTTGCAGTGCTTGGTCCCACTGGGTATGCGAAGAACCTGGGCAAAAAGGGGACAAGCACCGATATCACCTTCTATAACCTCAAGAAAGGCACCGCTACACTCACGTTCATCGAGCCGACCAGATATCCCGACCGTCTTGCCCCGCTCTTTTATGCGGTCTCGATGGCCGACGCGGCGGTCGTTGTGGTGGACCAGCTCGACGCCACCTTCGGGGAGTGCCTGCTGATGCTCCAGGCGGCCGGGGTGCCCCGCGGCTTTATAGTCCTGCGAAACTACATCGCCCCCGAGCAGGTCACCCCGCTCCTGAAGGGCACCGCCCTCGAAAATTACGAGTGCGTGGAGGACGACCCCATCGTGCTCAGGGAGCGTCTCCTCGACGAGGCGGCGAGCGCCCATGCCGACGCCGAAACAAAAGAGACCTGCATCGTCCCCATCGACCACTTCTTCAATGTCAGGGGGATCGGGACCGTGGTCCTCGGCACCGTCGCCGACGGCACGCTCAGGAAGCACGACGAACTGCGGGTCTTCCCGACCGAGAAGAAGGCCCTGGTCAGGTCCATCCAGAAGCACGACGACGACTTCGACGAGGCGAGTGTCGGCGACCGCGCCGGCATCGCTCTCAAGAACGTCGATGAGGAGGACTTTGACCGGGGGTATGTCCTCTCCGACGACCCCACGCTCAGGTGCGAGACCACGCTCACCGGCACCCTCGACCTCGTCCCCTTCTGGAAGACCCCCATCACCGAGGGGATGGTCCTCCATCTCGGGCACTGGGTGCAGTATTTGCCGTCACGCGTCGTCGCCGTGGAGGGGGCGACGGTCACCGTCGAACTGGAGAAGGAGTTGGTCTTTAAGGCTGGTTCGAAGGCGGTCGTGACCTATCTCGAGGGTGGGAGTCTGCGGGTGGCAGGGACGATCACTCTGGAGTAA